In Oreochromis aureus strain Israel breed Guangdong linkage group 9, ZZ_aureus, whole genome shotgun sequence, the genomic window gttgaCATTAACAATGGCTtcttttaagagtaatctggccaagaggacagcagaaattgcaacaaatataacaatagttctgtaaacatattttaagtggACAAAAAGAACCggattggttataatgtaagtacaataacaGAGActtataaagatacttgaaaaacaggtaatttttttttttaaattttctattTTACCCCTTTGTAAACCctgttcaccgaagtctatttacccACATTcctaaagatattacacataaaaaccACACGGAAACAAATGAGTTTTTGGCAggcgatcactttttggcacagcaTCTGGGAGTCCGAGCCTAGGCTACATGAACCCTTgatttacagacacacacatttatggATCTATCAGAAGTGCAGGAAAAGTCACGTTTAAAGGGACAGACAAGCGAAAGCATGGGTGAGTTGTAACTGATCACGTGTTTGTAATTTCAGAGCTTCGAGCGAAATGTTAGAAAACCGTGAATCAATCAAACAATCAATCAGTCTTTACTGACAGACTTTATGTCATagttaaaaataagtaaataaatcaaCTGTTCGTGTTTAaacatctgtctctctctctctctctctctctctctctcacacacacacacacacacatacacacacacgcgcacacacacacacacacatacacacacaaatagacatATGTATAAATGATGACTTTCCCTCAGATTTCTAGCTTTGTAGTACCACCACCAAATAATGTAAGTTACCGTTACTCGAGCTAACACATGCAGGCAGTGACAGTTAGGTGGAGCTCTAACAACCACACCACTTCTCCCTTTCACACCATATTATCTTTTCATAATGCTTACTGGATCATTTACCTGTGTAGTTGTTGACAAatatacacttttttttctgcctctgcTCCTATTTGAACGCGTAACGTTTATCTGACAGCAACAGCTGTGTTGCCGCACTGGGTGGAGCCCACACTCTGCCCTGCCCAGTGTTCTGCTCGCTTCACAACTTCACTAATTTTACAACTACTTTTATCTAAAGTTGAAGTTTAGTGTAAAGGCCTGTTTGGTGTGTCTGCTTCAGCTGGAATAACATTATATTAACAAACACGCTGTTGTAACATTACTCTGCGATATGAGCTTCATATTATGCCGGAAcgttcttgtgtttttgttgtttctctgtttctcgCCGACTCGATAACAAAGCGGCACAGCGTTGTCCGGGGTGCATTCAAGGAAAGTGTTTTGCAGCTGTGCTGAACGCCAATTTAAGCTGCTGTTGGTGATGCGACCAGGTACCGTCTAGTTAAGAGCTCTGGGAGAGACCTTTCTCTGGACGGACTGTGAGTAGATATTCATTTAGCTTATagaagagctgctgtgttgttttcctctgttttcaaaCCAGTGTTGGCCAATAAACAGACACCTGATATGTCTAATTTTGAGCTGTTCTTACTCCAAACGACTGCGTCGTTTTGTCTCCGTTTTTGGTCCCGAGAGCTTGTATTTTAGCGTTTTCTATAATACCTAATGCCAAGGTAAAAGGCTTACTACCAACTGAAAAACTCACTACTAACTGGAAGGATATCCttgaatatttatttacttCAGTCGTttgttaaactataacttttcTGCTGACAAAACACCAATGAGCCGATTTTCAGAGACAATCATTAAAGGCTTGGGATTTAATACATTCAGTAAATCATTTATACATGCTTCTAAACAAGCTTCTTGTAATAAATATGACGTTAATAACAAATTTATCCTGGTGAAGCAGGAATAAAAGagtctttgatgtttttttgtttggggttgttttttccactgtcattacatttgtttgaacAGATAAAGAGCAAATTAGGCACATTTGTATTGGATggattaaattttttattttaaagcaagGATATTTTGTTCCGTCTTCAAAGCATTTACAAAACTGACTTTTATTTGCTGTAACATTCCACGATTtagtcattcatttatttatttcgcAACATGTTCAATTTGTGCTCTTGAACGCACCACCCCCCATCTCCGGGGACACTCACCGAGAGTCTGTAAgtttgtgtcagtgtgatgaGTGATCACTGATAGTGTGGACCTGTGATAAGATGGCTGGGAGGATTATAACACGGTGTGTGAGCAGAGCTGTAGTGGAGTTTGGGTCTGGCACAAACTGCGTAAAAAGCAGAGGGACAAACCGAAACTACTGGACTGCTCTAAGAAGGACTTCCACCGCTCTGACTGTAAATAACGATGTTTTTTTCTCATCCAAAATAACGCTGCTTCATTCATTATCGCactgctttctttatctttatgcGAGCTCCGTGATTTGCGCTCAGGAAGGTCAGTGGTGCCACTTCCTAAGCGCTTCATATTTGATATATAGGTGAAGGGGCAACAGGTTTGTAAATGCTGTCAGAGCTGCTTATCCATGCAGGAAGAGAACTGCCAGCACTGTATCGCAATGATGCTGCTATGGTTGTCAGCTGGCTTTATAATTAAACTGGATCTCAGCGTTAGTTTCACCGAGAACATCCTGTAAAGGTCCAGTGTGTACAGCTCTGGGTTCAGGTTACTCAGGGTCAACACAGACGCCAAGAATGACTTCGAATGGGGGACTGTCTTGCCTAGTGCTTGCATTCacaagtgtgtttttgtgtcactTGCTCACTTGTGCACAGAGTGGACGGGCTGCATTCCTGCTGGGGCTCCCTGCGCTGTCGTGCCTCGGCTATGCAGCTTATCGCAAGGTGCAGAGTTCAGCTGTGGTCTGCGCTTTAGAAAGAGGTAGATGGCAAACTCAGATACGAACATGTGCTTTTTATTAGGTTTGATCTAGTGAATGTCAGCTGGGCTTTATGGCTGAACTGGTGGGTTTCCTGTCTGTCTAGGGGAGGTTTTGGAGCAGGCTGACTACCTGTACAGCTGTGCGGAGACAGAGAAACTCTACCAGCTGCTGGTGCAGTACAAAGACAGGTAAGGAGAGTTCAAAGggtttatttattctatttgatctttggtttttctgtctttgtgtgtgtttttgtaataCAACTACCATGTGCCACCAAAGCAAAGTGTCTTACCACTGTAAAGttatggtttttgtttttagtctgAATTTAGTTGGACAATAATgactctctttgtgtgtgtgtgtgtgtgtgtgtgtgtgtgtgtgtgtgtatagcaACGATGCAGAGTTCCTGTGGAGACTGGCCCGGGCTTCTCGGGACCTCTCCCTCCTGCCCAACATCGAGGCCGGGCAGAAGAAGCAGCTCACGTTTGAGGCCTTTGAGTACGTGAAAAAGGCCCTGGAGAAAGATGACCTGTGCTCTGCAGCTCACAAGGTGAGATGGTGGTTTCTCCAAGGCCAACTCGACACTCACAGGATGTTGATTACGAGTTTTaacaggtttcttttttttcttccgcTCGTCACACAGTGGTACGCTGTGTGTCTCAGCGACGTCGGGGATTATGAGGGGGTCAAGGTTAAAATTGGAAATTCGTACATCATCAGGGATCATCTAGAGGTGAGAGGACCTTAAGATGGAAGTCATGTGACCAAAATCACAGCATCGTATTTAACATGTGAacgctgatttttcttttcttttctttcttagaGAGCCATCGAGCTCAACCCTAAAGATGCCACCTCCATACACATTTTGGGTTACTGGTGAGACTGTTTTTTGTGGGTGGTTTTTAAGACTGTGAGTGAAAGGAGGGCTCCCCTCTCTCAAACTGGCTCTGTCCTGTGCTGAATAGACCCAGCCATGTGTGGTTGAACTTTCACACCTACGGGAGTGTTTCTTCCACAACTTCCAAGGGAGTGCAGCTGGAATTGGAGTAAATTTAGAAAAAATTAACAATGGAGTTGTGACTCTTTGTGGCCCAAGGAATGTAAAACAAAATAGATGTCGACTAAATGTGTTGGATGAAACTTTAAGATCTTTACCATATGTTCATTTGGTAAAGCTGGATCAGTGTCTGCATTTTAACCAACAATAAGATAAATGACTCAAAAACCTTTGAAGCAACTTTCTATGTACAAATCCCAGAAAATATACACCGATCAggcataacataacataacatatgaCCACCTTCCTAATATTGCATTGGTCCcctttttctttcaaaacagTCATGATTCGTCAAGGTGGACccctgaaggtgtgctgtggcatctgcaccaagatgttagcaaccGATCCTTTAAGTCCTATAAATTGTGAGGTGGATTGGACTTGTTTGTCCATCACATCCCGGAAATGCTTGATTGAATTGCGATCTGGGGAATTTAGAGGCCAAGCCAAGACCTCAAACTCATTGTTGTGTTCCTCAAATCATCCCTGAACCATTTTTACTTTGAGGCAGGGTGCagtatcctgctgaaagaggccgCAGCCATCAGGCAGCACCGTTTGCATGAAAGTGTGTATATGTCTGCAACAAGGTGGTACGcgtcaaagtaacatccacatggatggTACCTAACATATGCTGTCCTTTGTCTCTCAGGTGCTTTGCTTTTGCTGAGCTGCCGTGGTATCAGCGCAAGGTGGCGGCTGTAATATTCTCATCACCACCCGAGTCTACATACGAGGAGGTGAGGACCGCCCAGTCTGAATCTGACATCCTTTGCTTTCTTACTAGCTGCAcagtgagttttgtttttctgtgtctttCAGGCTTTGGCGTTCTTCCTAAAAGCTGAGGAAGGTAGAGTACTGTCACCAGCACGattcttaaaaaataatcacaGACAAACGTgtctgtgattttaaaaaagcagtcAGCCGACAAACattcgtctctctctctcttgtttttCCCAGTCGATCCAAACTTCTACAGCAAGAACCTGCTGATGCTCGGGAAGACGTATTTAGCCATGAAAGACAAGGAGAAAGCACTGCTGTGGCTGACCAAAACAAAGGAATACCCTGCTCACACGCTGGAAGACAAAGAGGTACACACACACCCTGACTCCAGACCTATGGtttactctgtgtttgtgtatatttcAGTTTAACTGTATATCAGTGGGACTATTTAACTTAATCAGTGCATGCCCCTCTTCCTCTGCAGGTCCACAACGAAGCTGTGGATCTCCTGAAGAAGCTGGGATGAAGCTCGGTGAAACATGATGCCCCCCTGGACCCTTAACAGCTGCTAACTAGACTGTTTCTTAAAGATTTTCTACTTAATTGTTAACAGTTAAAACCTAATTGTTGCCAGCTTTGCACACAGAAATCACACATGCCTtcaagaaataataaaacaatgtcCTGTGGTTAGTAGTTTTGTATGTTGCGTTATTTATTTCATCTCATTTTATCAGAACTTCAGAGTTCTGAACTCGCCATCTGAATATTGCAGCGGAAAGCAAGACTTCCCCAGGCCTGACAACAATTTTCCAATTTTCTGTTGTCCAGTTGGActgtagcttcagtttcctgttcttagctgacaggagtggcatcCCGGGTGGCCATCTGCTTCTAGGTTTGACAAATTGTGAATTCAAAGATGTTCTTCTGCATATCTTGTACATAACGAAGGGTTACTTGAGTTCCTGTTGCCTTCTTACTAGCTCAATGCATTCTGCCCATTcatctctgacctctggcatcagcaAGGTATTTCCATTTGCTTCtttcagattaaaaacaaatgaacccCGTGTGAACCTTTTGCTTTCCACAGAGGATTTCCATGGAGAGTTCAAGTTGTGTTTTTTGCAAAATGAAGAGAGACATCTTTGTGACATCTATGTTTACCAGCACAGGGTGAACTGAGCTATTCAAGTGTTGGCACCCTGAGTGCTTACTAATCGAGTCACGCTCGCACACATTCTTCAGAACAGTACTTCTTTTTGGATTCATGAATTCATTCccatcaaaacaaaaaatgaggaATATTATGAAAGGCACTGATGTGAATCCTAAAAAAGGGCAGATTTATtaaagttttgtgttttctaatagtattttttacatatttatttagtgtttcttttttctgtgtatCACTGTAGGCTCTTTAAATCACAATATATAGCACCTTGAGATAATTGCATACAGATTAGGGGG contains:
- the rmdn1 gene encoding regulator of microtubule dynamics protein 1, with protein sequence MAGRIITRCVSRAVVEFGSGTNCVKSRGTNRNYWTALRRTSTALTSGRAAFLLGLPALSCLGYAAYRKVQSSAVVCALERGEVLEQADYLYSCAETEKLYQLLVQYKDSNDAEFLWRLARASRDLSLLPNIEAGQKKQLTFEAFEYVKKALEKDDLCSAAHKWYAVCLSDVGDYEGVKVKIGNSYIIRDHLERAIELNPKDATSIHILGYWCFAFAELPWYQRKVAAVIFSSPPESTYEEALAFFLKAEEVDPNFYSKNLLMLGKTYLAMKDKEKALLWLTKTKEYPAHTLEDKEVHNEAVDLLKKLG